The Nicotiana tabacum cultivar K326 chromosome 14, ASM71507v2, whole genome shotgun sequence genome contains a region encoding:
- the LOC142168860 gene encoding F-box/kelch-repeat protein At3g23880-like: MPNNLPHDITINILIKLPVKSLLRFKCISKSWRSLIEDDTYKSHKIFVTGGDCDKTDDYFYSIDGPLQHDSIASLLKSPIPEITKLSSVCFINGILVLILPCYPYDLVVFWNPAISKSRIIQCPILRKRERTTNWKQFHAAIYGVGYVSSTDDYKIIRVGQKYYSSYYNVHIYSTNSNSWKLMGKFHPNNKFFDGDIVTVDGIVYIIAITDLCNISPNDFTIVRFNLEKEKFQEILFPDRIKSWEDPALCTLGENLCLTRLHNDSRRDFEVWYMTKNGMSYSWSKMLTIPSVHCGRCLRPVSFMIKNGDILFLWHKGEFVVYNSKKHKLEEVKVAGLEAPLYFNWVVPYVETLFFPKS; this comes from the coding sequence ATGCCTAATAACTTACCCCATGATATCACCATCAATATACTAATAAAACTTCCAGTGAAATCGCTGTTACGGTTCAAATGTATTAGCAAATCATGGCGTTCTCTAATTGAAGATGATACgtacaaaagtcacaaaatattcGTAACAGGTGGTGATTGTGACAAGACAGATGACTATTTCTACTCCATAGACGGCCCACTTCAACATGATTCCATTGCCTCTCTTCTAAAATCTCCAATTCCAGAAATCACTAAACTGAGTAGTGTATGTTTTATTAATGGTATACTTGTTCTAATTTTACCTTGTTACCCTTATGACTTAGTTGTTTTCTGGAACCCGGCCATCAGTAAATCAAGAATAATTCAATGTCCAATCCTTAGAAAGAGGGAGAGGACAACTAACTGGAAGCAGTTCCATGCAGCTATTTATGGTGTTGGCTATGTTTCTTCTACTGACGATTACAAAATTATTAGAGTGGGACAAAAATATTATTCATCTTATTATAATGTACATATATATTCAACAAATAGTAACTCGTGGAAATTGATGGGCAAGTTTCATCCAAATAACAAGTTCTTTGATGGGGACATTGTTACAGTAGATGGGATTGTTTATATCATAGCAATAACGGATTTGTGTAATATTAGCCCGAATGACTTTACTATAGTACGTTTTAATTTGGAGAAGGAAAAATTTCAGGAAATATTGTTTCCAGATCGTATTAAAAGTTGGGAAGATCCAGCTTTGTGTACCTTAGGAGAAAACCTTTGTTTGACTAGGTTACACAATGACTCGAGACGCGATTTTGAAGTTTGGTATATGACGAAAAATGGGATGAGCTATTCGTGGAGTAAGATGTTGACAATTCCATCAGTGCATTGCGGACGTTGCTTGAGGCCAGTGAGCTTTATGATCAAGAATGGAGACATATTGTTTCTGTGGCATAAAGGTGAATTCGTTGTTTACAATTCAAAAAAacataaattggaagaagttaaaGTTGCAGGGCTTGAGGCACCACTTTACTTCAATTGGGTTGTACCATATGTGGAAACTTTGTTCTTTCCTAAATCCTAG